Proteins from a genomic interval of Pseudomonas silesiensis:
- the gltS gene encoding sodium/glutamate symporter produces the protein MVQLDFYGTLVAASLVLLLGRGLVTRIGFLRAYNIPEPVAGGLVVALALLALRSFDVEVRFDTSLQTPLMLAFFATIGLSADFASLKKGGRVVGVFLLAVIGLLVVQNAMGIGLATALGLDPLMGLLTGSITLAGGHGTGAAWGATFSEKYGLASASELAMASATFGLVLGGLIGGPVARLLIKRTQVPGCIEQEKPRVPKGFEQPNKERSITPFSFIETLALIAVSLLAGSLLNGLLHGSAFELPTFVCVLFVGVVLRNGLSALGLYQVFEREVSVLGNVSLSLFLAIALMSLKLWDLASLALPIFIILAAQTLVMALFAIFVTFRVMGSNYDAAVLAAGHCGFGLGATPTAIANMQAVTQRYGPSQIAFLVVPMVGAFFIDIVNVIVIKLYLALPFFAAA, from the coding sequence ATGGTTCAACTCGATTTTTATGGAACACTGGTAGCCGCCTCTTTAGTGCTTTTGCTGGGGCGCGGACTGGTTACACGTATTGGTTTTTTACGCGCCTATAACATCCCCGAACCTGTAGCAGGTGGCCTGGTGGTGGCCTTGGCTCTCTTGGCTTTGCGAAGCTTCGATGTAGAAGTCCGATTTGATACTTCGTTGCAAACGCCGTTGATGTTGGCGTTTTTCGCCACCATTGGCTTGAGCGCAGATTTCGCCAGCCTGAAAAAAGGCGGACGGGTAGTGGGGGTTTTTCTGCTGGCGGTCATCGGCCTACTAGTGGTGCAGAATGCCATGGGTATCGGTCTCGCAACGGCGCTGGGGCTCGATCCTCTGATGGGCCTGCTGACCGGCTCGATTACCTTGGCGGGCGGCCACGGCACGGGCGCAGCGTGGGGCGCAACATTCAGTGAGAAGTACGGTCTGGCGTCCGCCTCTGAGCTTGCAATGGCCTCCGCGACGTTTGGATTGGTGCTGGGTGGTTTGATTGGTGGGCCGGTCGCTCGCCTGCTGATCAAGCGTACACAAGTACCTGGCTGCATTGAGCAAGAAAAGCCAAGGGTGCCAAAAGGTTTTGAGCAGCCGAATAAAGAGCGCTCGATCACGCCATTTTCGTTTATCGAGACACTTGCGTTGATCGCGGTCAGCCTGCTGGCAGGTTCTCTTCTGAATGGACTGCTCCACGGAAGCGCATTTGAGTTGCCTACCTTTGTTTGCGTCTTGTTCGTGGGTGTTGTTTTACGCAACGGACTTTCAGCACTGGGTTTGTATCAGGTGTTCGAGCGTGAAGTTTCGGTGCTGGGGAATGTCAGCTTGTCGCTGTTTCTGGCGATCGCGTTGATGTCACTCAAACTGTGGGATCTGGCGTCGCTGGCTTTGCCGATCTTCATCATTCTGGCTGCGCAGACGTTGGTCATGGCGCTGTTTGCGATTTTCGTGACGTTCAGGGTCATGGGGAGTAACTATGACGCCGCCGTACTGGCAGCAGGGCATTGCGGTTTTGGACTGGGTGCCACGCCAACGGCCATCGCTAACATGCAAGCGGTGACACAGCGCTACGGACCTTCACAGATAGCGTTCCTTGTGGTGCCAATGGTGGGGGCTTTTTTCATCGATATCGTTAATGTCATTGTGATCAAGTTGTACCTGGCACTGCCATTCTTCGCCGCTGCATAA
- a CDS encoding YicC/YloC family endoribonuclease, with product MVHSMTAFARVEKAGAQGTLSWELRSVNSRYLEPHLRLPESFRDLEGAVREALRQGISRGKLECTLRFTEENTEKTLQVNCERAAQLVAAAETIAGLIKNPAALNPLEVLAWPGVLVGDATDPQAMSAEALTLFNEGLKELKAGREREGAELARLINDRLTSIEEDVVTLRVLVPQMLATQRQKVLDRFADMKAEMDPQRLEQEMVMLAQKSDVAEELDRLSTHIIEVRRVLKSGGAAGRRLDFLMQELNREANTLGSKAFDPRSTQAAVNLKVLIEQMREQVQNIE from the coding sequence ATGGTGCACAGCATGACCGCCTTCGCCCGCGTCGAGAAAGCCGGTGCCCAAGGCACCCTGAGCTGGGAACTGCGCTCGGTCAACAGCCGCTACCTGGAGCCGCACTTGCGCCTGCCGGAATCGTTTCGCGACCTCGAAGGCGCGGTTCGCGAAGCGCTGCGCCAGGGAATCTCCCGCGGCAAGCTCGAGTGCACTTTGCGCTTCACCGAAGAAAACACCGAAAAAACCTTGCAAGTGAATTGTGAGCGCGCCGCGCAATTGGTCGCGGCTGCCGAGACCATCGCCGGCCTGATCAAGAATCCGGCCGCACTGAATCCGCTGGAAGTCCTGGCCTGGCCCGGCGTACTGGTGGGCGACGCCACCGACCCGCAAGCCATGAGCGCCGAAGCACTGACGCTGTTCAACGAAGGCTTGAAAGAGCTCAAGGCCGGCCGCGAGCGCGAAGGCGCGGAGCTGGCGCGGTTGATCAACGATCGCCTGACCTCCATCGAGGAAGATGTGGTGACCCTGCGTGTACTGGTCCCGCAGATGCTCGCCACCCAGCGCCAGAAAGTCCTCGACCGCTTTGCCGACATGAAGGCCGAGATGGATCCGCAGCGACTGGAACAGGAAATGGTCATGCTCGCTCAGAAGAGCGACGTCGCCGAAGAACTGGATCGCCTGAGCACCCACATCATCGAAGTTCGCCGGGTGCTCAAGTCCGGTGGCGCTGCCGGTCGGCGCCTGGACTTCCTGATGCAGGAGCTCAACCGCGAAGCCAATACATTGGGCTCCAAGGCCTTCGACCCGCGCAGCACCCAGGCGGCGGTCAACCTCAAGGTGTTGATCGAGCAGATGCGCGAACAAGTACAGAATATTGAGTAA
- a CDS encoding DUF4870 domain-containing protein: MSDEQQLLPTPGKEVRQWAMFCHLSALLGIWIPFGTLIGPLILWQMKREMDPFIDAQGKEALNFQITVAIATGISFLLMVVVVGFFLIGLVAIGAVVLTIIAGVKANEGFPYRYPFTWRLIK, translated from the coding sequence ATGAGTGACGAGCAACAGCTGCTTCCCACGCCGGGCAAAGAGGTTCGGCAATGGGCGATGTTTTGTCACCTGTCCGCCTTGCTGGGGATCTGGATTCCGTTCGGTACGCTGATCGGCCCGCTGATTCTGTGGCAGATGAAGCGCGAGATGGACCCGTTTATCGACGCGCAGGGCAAGGAGGCGCTGAACTTCCAGATCACCGTCGCGATCGCCACCGGCATTTCCTTCTTGCTGATGGTGGTGGTCGTCGGGTTCTTCCTGATCGGGCTGGTGGCGATTGGTGCGGTGGTGCTGACGATTATTGCCGGGGTGAAAGCTAATGAAGGGTTTCCGTATCGGTACCCGTTCACGTGGCGCCTGATCAAATAA
- a CDS encoding energy transducer TonB family protein, with protein MITTRHKLTRYGGSLAVVLGVHALAIALALNWTSRPPIELPPQAMMVELAPIPAPPPPAPPKVITPPQPPAPVEELPIPKLTEAPKAEIAVPKPVKPKPKPQPPKPVEKKPEPPKEKPSEEKPADTQPTQAPTEKSAQPAPGPSAAQQAAKASWQGTLLAHLAKYKKYPASAQARNKEGLNRLRFVVDGEGNVLSFELVGRSGNADLDRATLEMIRRAQPLPKPPVDMLTNGAIEIVAPFVYSLEKRRR; from the coding sequence ATGATCACGACGCGCCATAAGCTGACGCGTTACGGCGGGAGCCTGGCCGTGGTGCTGGGCGTCCATGCGCTGGCCATTGCGCTGGCACTGAACTGGACGTCGCGCCCACCGATCGAGCTGCCGCCGCAGGCGATGATGGTCGAGTTGGCGCCAATTCCGGCACCGCCACCACCGGCACCGCCCAAGGTGATAACGCCGCCACAGCCACCCGCACCGGTGGAAGAACTGCCAATCCCGAAACTGACGGAAGCGCCGAAAGCCGAGATTGCCGTGCCGAAGCCGGTCAAACCCAAGCCCAAGCCTCAACCGCCCAAGCCAGTGGAGAAAAAACCGGAACCGCCGAAGGAAAAACCTTCCGAGGAAAAACCGGCCGACACCCAACCGACCCAGGCACCGACGGAGAAATCCGCACAACCGGCACCGGGACCTTCGGCGGCGCAGCAAGCGGCCAAGGCCAGCTGGCAAGGCACCCTGCTCGCCCATCTGGCCAAGTACAAGAAGTACCCGGCCAGTGCACAGGCGCGGAATAAGGAAGGTCTGAACCGCCTGCGCTTTGTGGTGGATGGCGAAGGTAATGTGTTGTCGTTCGAGCTGGTGGGCCGTTCCGGCAACGCCGATCTGGACCGGGCCACCCTGGAAATGATCCGCCGCGCCCAGCCGCTGCCCAAGCCTCCGGTCGACATGTTGACCAATGGCGCCATCGAAATCGTTGCGCCCTTTGTTTACTCGCTGGAAAAGCGCCGGCGCTAA
- a CDS encoding SDR family oxidoreductase — MSAPTVLIAGCGDVGSRLATQLLGERWQVYGLRRSVSRLPAGVIGVAGDLFSEQCPADWPTGPLDYLVYSAAATDHDEAGYRAAYVEGLKHVLGWLKQNGQQPRRVLFVSSSSVYGQQEGEWVDETSPTISAGYSGRLMLEAEQVALQSGIPASIVRLTGIYGPGREWLLTQVRRGYRVATDPPLYGNRIHVDDAAGLLAFLLEADRRGVGLDEVYIGVDDAPAPLAQVVDWLREYLGVTEWAEDASVRRTGSKQCSNARVKALGWVPKYPSYREGYAAILEGRC, encoded by the coding sequence ATGTCCGCACCCACTGTTTTGATCGCCGGTTGCGGTGATGTCGGCAGTCGTCTGGCCACGCAATTGCTGGGCGAACGATGGCAGGTTTATGGTCTGCGTCGCAGTGTGTCGCGGTTGCCGGCCGGGGTCATCGGTGTTGCCGGTGACTTGTTCAGCGAGCAGTGCCCGGCTGACTGGCCCACCGGTCCGCTGGATTATCTGGTGTACAGCGCTGCCGCCACCGACCACGATGAAGCAGGCTATCGCGCCGCTTACGTCGAGGGTTTAAAGCATGTGCTGGGTTGGCTGAAGCAGAATGGCCAGCAGCCAAGGCGGGTGTTGTTCGTGTCCAGCAGCAGTGTTTACGGTCAGCAGGAAGGGGAGTGGGTGGATGAGACTTCACCGACCATTTCCGCGGGCTACTCGGGTCGTTTGATGCTGGAGGCAGAGCAAGTGGCGCTGCAAAGCGGGATCCCCGCCAGCATCGTGCGCCTGACCGGCATCTACGGTCCGGGCCGTGAATGGTTGCTGACCCAGGTTCGTCGAGGGTATCGCGTGGCGACCGATCCGCCGTTGTATGGCAACCGGATTCATGTTGACGACGCGGCGGGGTTGTTGGCGTTTCTGCTGGAGGCGGATCGACGCGGCGTGGGGCTGGATGAGGTTTATATCGGCGTGGACGACGCCCCTGCGCCCCTGGCGCAAGTGGTGGACTGGCTGCGTGAGTATCTGGGCGTGACGGAGTGGGCTGAGGATGCGAGCGTGCGTCGTACGGGCAGCAAGCAGTGCAGCAATGCCCGGGTAAAGGCGTTGGGGTGGGTGCCGAAGTATCCAAGCTATCGCGAAGGGTATGCCGCGATTCTTGAAGGCCGCTGCTGA
- the gmk gene encoding guanylate kinase: MTHSTGTLYIISAPSGAGKSSLVKALTDADQEIRVSVSHTTRAMRPGEVNGVNYHFVERGEFVKMIEHGDFLERAEVFGNLYGTSQSHLQQTLDEGHDLILEIDWQGAEQVRKLMPQARSIFILPPSLQALHQRLTNRGQDSDEIIAGRMREAVSEMSHYVDYDYLIINDDFAHALRDLQAIFRANQLHQKRQQQRNGKLLAELLG, from the coding sequence ATGACCCACAGCACCGGCACCCTGTACATCATTTCCGCCCCCTCGGGCGCGGGCAAGAGCAGCCTGGTCAAAGCCCTGACCGACGCTGACCAGGAGATCCGCGTCTCCGTTTCCCACACCACCCGCGCCATGCGCCCCGGTGAAGTGAACGGCGTGAACTATCACTTCGTCGAACGCGGCGAGTTCGTGAAGATGATCGAGCACGGGGATTTCCTCGAGCGCGCCGAAGTGTTCGGCAACCTCTACGGGACCTCGCAAAGCCACCTGCAGCAGACGCTGGACGAAGGCCACGACCTGATCCTGGAAATCGACTGGCAGGGCGCGGAACAAGTGCGCAAGTTGATGCCCCAGGCCCGCTCGATCTTCATTCTGCCGCCGTCTCTGCAGGCCTTGCATCAGCGCTTGACCAATCGCGGTCAGGACAGCGACGAAATCATCGCCGGGCGGATGCGCGAAGCCGTCAGCGAAATGAGCCACTACGTTGATTACGACTACCTGATCATCAACGACGATTTCGCCCATGCACTGCGTGATTTGCAAGCGATTTTCCGTGCCAATCAGCTGCATCAGAAGCGTCAGCAGCAGCGCAACGGAAAACTTTTGGCCGAATTGCTTGGCTGA
- the rph gene encoding ribonuclease PH, which translates to MKRPSGRAADQLRSIRITRNYTKHAEGSVLVEFGDTKVICTVSVENGVPRFLKGQGQGWLTAEYGMLPRATGERNQREASRGKQGGRTLEIQRLIGRSLRASLDMSKLGDVTLYVDCDVIQADGGTRTASITGAMVALVDALKVIKKRGGLKGGDPLKQMIAAVSVGMYQGEPVLDLDYLEDSAAETDLNVVMTSTGGFIEVQGTAEGAPFQPEELNAMLELAKKGMSEIFELQKAALAD; encoded by the coding sequence ATGAAACGTCCAAGTGGTCGCGCTGCCGATCAGCTCCGCTCGATCCGCATTACCCGCAACTACACCAAACACGCCGAGGGATCTGTACTGGTCGAGTTCGGTGATACCAAGGTCATCTGCACCGTCAGCGTCGAAAACGGCGTGCCGCGCTTCCTCAAGGGCCAGGGCCAGGGCTGGCTGACCGCCGAGTACGGCATGCTGCCGCGCGCCACCGGCGAGCGTAACCAGCGTGAAGCGAGCCGTGGCAAGCAAGGCGGTCGCACCCTGGAGATCCAGCGTCTGATCGGTCGCTCCCTGCGCGCCTCGCTGGACATGTCCAAGCTGGGCGACGTCACCCTGTACGTCGACTGCGACGTGATCCAGGCTGATGGCGGCACCCGCACGGCGTCCATCACCGGTGCCATGGTTGCACTGGTCGACGCCTTGAAAGTGATCAAGAAGCGCGGCGGCCTGAAAGGCGGCGACCCGCTCAAGCAGATGATCGCTGCGGTTTCGGTCGGCATGTATCAAGGCGAGCCAGTGCTCGATCTCGACTACCTGGAAGACTCGGCTGCCGAGACCGACCTGAACGTGGTGATGACCAGCACCGGCGGCTTCATCGAAGTCCAGGGCACTGCCGAAGGTGCGCCGTTCCAGCCTGAAGAGCTGAACGCCATGCTGGAACTGGCGAAGAAAGGCATGAGCGAAATCTTCGAGCTGCAGAAGGCGGCGCTGGCCGACTGA
- the exbD gene encoding TonB system transport protein ExbD: MGLHLKEGADDDLAENHEINVTPFIDVMLVLLIIFMVAAPLATVDIKVDLPASTAKPAPRPEKPVFLSVKADQRLFLGEEEVKAESLGATLDARTKGKKDTTIFFQADKGVDYGDLMSVMDNLRSAGYLKVGLVGLETAVKK; the protein is encoded by the coding sequence ATGGGCCTGCATTTGAAAGAAGGCGCAGACGACGATCTGGCCGAGAACCACGAAATCAACGTCACGCCCTTCATTGACGTGATGCTGGTGCTGTTGATCATCTTCATGGTGGCCGCGCCGCTGGCCACCGTGGACATCAAGGTCGACCTGCCCGCTTCCACTGCCAAACCGGCGCCACGGCCAGAGAAACCGGTGTTCCTCAGTGTGAAAGCTGACCAACGCCTGTTCCTCGGCGAAGAAGAAGTGAAAGCCGAATCGCTGGGTGCCACGCTGGACGCCCGAACCAAGGGCAAGAAAGACACGACGATCTTCTTCCAGGCCGATAAAGGCGTGGACTACGGCGACCTGATGAGCGTGATGGACAACCTGCGCTCTGCCGGCTACCTGAAGGTCGGCCTGGTCGGTCTCGAGACGGCAGTCAAGAAATGA
- a CDS encoding RidA family protein: protein MTKTVITSDKAPAAIGTYSQAIKAGNTVYMSGQIPLDPKTMELVEGFEAQTIQVFENLKAVAEAAGGSFKDIVKLNIFLTDLSHFAKVNEIMGKYFDQPYPARAAIGVAALPKGSQVEMDAILVIE from the coding sequence ATGACCAAGACTGTTATCACCAGCGACAAGGCCCCGGCCGCCATCGGTACTTACTCCCAGGCGATCAAGGCTGGCAACACCGTTTACATGTCGGGCCAGATCCCCCTGGACCCAAAAACCATGGAACTGGTCGAAGGCTTCGAAGCCCAGACCATCCAGGTGTTCGAGAACCTCAAGGCCGTGGCCGAAGCCGCCGGTGGTTCGTTCAAGGACATCGTCAAACTGAACATCTTCCTCACCGACCTGAGCCACTTTGCCAAGGTCAACGAGATCATGGGCAAGTACTTTGACCAGCCTTACCCTGCCCGCGCCGCCATCGGCGTAGCCGCCCTGCCGAAGGGTTCGCAGGTTGAAATGGATGCCATCCTGGTCATCGAGTAA
- the exbB gene encoding tonB-system energizer ExbB, giving the protein MTRNQFPASPTKRPRAWSAVAALLLSLMLAPTAAFADAQAPASPAATAAAPADQAPAVAPAATPAATDPAQAVDTTAEDAPEVLEADNTLGMAHDLSPWGMYQNADIIVKIVMIGLAIASIITWTIWIAKGFELMGAKRRLRDEIVRLKKATTLKEASATATKAGTLANLLVHDALEEMRLSTNSREKEGIKERVAFRLERLVAACGRNMSSGTGVLATIGSTAPFVGLFGTVWGIMNSFIGIAKTQTTNLAVVAPGIAEALLATALGLVAAIPAVVIYNVFARSIAGYKAQVSDASAEVLLLVSRDLDHQPERSSQPHMVKVG; this is encoded by the coding sequence ATGACACGCAATCAATTCCCCGCTTCGCCAACCAAACGACCTCGCGCCTGGAGCGCGGTGGCCGCCCTGCTGCTCAGCCTGATGCTGGCGCCAACCGCCGCTTTCGCTGACGCACAAGCGCCAGCCTCCCCTGCCGCTACAGCTGCGGCACCTGCCGATCAAGCACCCGCTGTCGCGCCTGCCGCGACACCAGCCGCAACTGACCCGGCCCAAGCTGTAGATACCACCGCCGAAGACGCTCCTGAAGTCCTCGAAGCCGACAACACCCTCGGCATGGCCCACGACCTGTCACCATGGGGCATGTACCAGAACGCCGACATCATCGTGAAAATCGTGATGATCGGCCTGGCCATCGCTTCGATCATCACCTGGACCATCTGGATCGCCAAGGGCTTCGAGCTGATGGGCGCCAAGCGTCGTCTGCGCGATGAGATCGTCCGCCTGAAAAAGGCCACCACGCTCAAAGAAGCCAGCGCGACCGCCACCAAGGCTGGCACCCTCGCCAACCTGCTGGTCCACGATGCGCTGGAAGAGATGCGCCTGTCGACCAACAGCCGCGAGAAAGAAGGCATCAAGGAACGCGTCGCCTTCCGCCTCGAGCGCCTGGTTGCCGCCTGCGGTCGCAACATGAGCAGCGGCACCGGCGTGCTCGCCACCATCGGTTCCACCGCGCCGTTCGTCGGCCTGTTCGGTACCGTATGGGGCATCATGAACAGCTTCATCGGCATCGCCAAAACCCAGACCACCAACCTTGCGGTCGTGGCACCCGGCATTGCCGAAGCGTTGTTGGCGACTGCGTTGGGCCTGGTGGCCGCCATTCCAGCGGTGGTGATCTACAACGTGTTCGCCCGCTCCATCGCCGGTTACAAGGCGCAGGTATCTGACGCGTCGGCAGAAGTCTTGCTGCTGGTCAGCCGCGACCTCGACCACCAGCCTGAGCGCAGCTCGCAACCGCACATGGTGAAAGTGGGGTAA
- the spoT gene encoding bifunctional GTP diphosphokinase/guanosine-3',5'-bis pyrophosphate 3'-pyrophosphohydrolase, with amino-acid sequence MPSIDALAARLSTYLGKDQVNLVRRAYFYAEQAHDGQRRRSGEAYVTHPLAVANILADMHMDHQSLMAAMLHDVIEDTGIAKEALQAQFGETVAELVDGVSKLTQMNFETKAEAQAENFQKMAMAMARDIRVILVKLADRLHNMRTLEVLSGEKRRRIAKETLEIYAPIANRLGMHAIRIEFEDLGFKAMHPMRSARIYQAVKRARGNRKEIVNKIEESLSHCLAIDGIQGEVSGRQKHLYGIYKKMRGKRRAFNEIMDVYAFRIIVDKVDTCYRVLGAVHNLYKPLPGRFKDYIAIPKANGYQSLHTTLFGMHGVPIEIQIRTREMEEMANNGIAAHWLYKSSGDEQPKGTHARARQWVKGVLEMQQRAGNSLEFIESVKIDLFPDEVYVFTPKGRIMELPKGSTAVDFAYAVHTDVGNSCIACRINRRLAPLSEPLQSGSTVEIVSAPGARPNPAWLNFVVTGKARTHIRHALKLQRRSESISLGERLLNKVLNGFDSSLDKVPVERVKAMLTEYRLELIEDLLEDIGLGNRMAYVVARRLLGEGEQLPSPEGPLAIRGTEGLVLSYAKCCTPIPGDPIVGHLSAGKGMVVHLDNCRNISEIRHNPEKCIQLSWAKDVTGEFNVELRVELEHQRGLIALLASSVNAADGNIEKISMDERDGRISVVQLVVSVHDRVHLARVIKKLRALTGVIRITRMRA; translated from the coding sequence ATGCCGAGCATAGACGCCCTCGCCGCTCGCTTATCGACCTACCTCGGCAAGGACCAGGTCAACCTGGTCCGCCGAGCGTACTTCTACGCCGAACAAGCCCACGACGGCCAGCGCCGCCGTAGCGGTGAGGCGTACGTCACGCATCCTCTTGCGGTGGCGAATATTCTTGCCGACATGCACATGGACCATCAGAGCCTGATGGCGGCCATGCTGCATGACGTGATCGAAGACACCGGGATTGCCAAGGAAGCGCTTCAGGCGCAGTTCGGCGAAACCGTGGCCGAACTGGTCGACGGGGTCAGCAAACTGACCCAGATGAACTTCGAGACCAAAGCCGAAGCCCAGGCGGAAAACTTCCAGAAAATGGCCATGGCCATGGCACGCGACATTCGCGTGATCCTGGTCAAGCTGGCCGACCGCCTGCACAACATGCGCACCCTGGAAGTGCTGTCCGGCGAAAAGCGCCGGCGCATCGCCAAGGAAACCCTGGAAATCTATGCGCCCATCGCCAATCGGCTGGGCATGCACGCCATCCGCATAGAATTCGAAGACCTCGGTTTCAAGGCCATGCACCCGATGCGTTCCGCGCGGATCTACCAGGCGGTCAAGCGCGCCCGGGGCAACCGCAAGGAAATCGTCAACAAGATCGAGGAATCCCTCAGCCACTGCCTGGCCATCGACGGCATTCAGGGCGAGGTCAGCGGTCGCCAGAAACACCTCTACGGCATCTACAAGAAAATGCGCGGCAAGCGTCGGGCTTTCAACGAGATCATGGACGTCTATGCGTTCCGGATCATCGTCGACAAGGTCGATACCTGCTACCGCGTGCTGGGTGCCGTACACAACTTATATAAACCACTGCCCGGGCGCTTCAAGGATTACATTGCGATCCCCAAGGCCAACGGTTACCAGTCGCTGCACACTACGTTGTTCGGCATGCACGGTGTTCCGATCGAGATCCAGATCCGCACCCGTGAAATGGAAGAGATGGCCAACAACGGCATTGCCGCCCACTGGCTGTACAAATCCAGCGGCGACGAGCAGCCCAAAGGCACTCACGCCCGCGCACGCCAGTGGGTCAAGGGCGTGCTGGAGATGCAGCAACGCGCCGGCAACTCGCTGGAATTCATCGAGAGCGTGAAGATCGACCTGTTCCCGGACGAGGTCTACGTGTTCACGCCCAAGGGCCGGATCATGGAGTTGCCCAAAGGCTCCACGGCGGTCGACTTCGCCTACGCGGTGCACACCGACGTGGGCAACAGCTGCATTGCCTGCCGGATCAATCGTCGTCTCGCACCGCTGTCCGAACCGCTGCAAAGCGGCTCCACGGTCGAGATCGTCAGCGCGCCCGGCGCTCGCCCGAATCCGGCATGGCTGAACTTCGTGGTGACTGGCAAGGCGCGGACCCACATCCGCCATGCGCTGAAACTGCAACGCCGCTCCGAGTCCATCAGCCTTGGCGAACGCCTGCTGAACAAAGTCCTCAACGGTTTCGACAGCTCCCTGGACAAAGTCCCGGTCGAGCGCGTCAAGGCGATGCTCACCGAGTACCGCCTGGAATTGATCGAAGACCTGCTCGAAGACATCGGGCTGGGCAATCGCATGGCCTATGTCGTCGCACGTCGCCTGCTCGGTGAAGGCGAACAGCTGCCCAGCCCGGAAGGTCCACTGGCGATTCGCGGCACCGAAGGCCTGGTGCTCAGCTATGCCAAGTGTTGCACGCCGATCCCGGGCGACCCGATTGTCGGTCACCTGTCCGCGGGCAAAGGCATGGTCGTGCACCTGGACAACTGCCGCAACATCAGCGAAATCCGTCACAACCCGGAAAAATGCATCCAGCTCTCGTGGGCCAAGGATGTCACCGGCGAATTCAACGTCGAACTGCGCGTCGAGCTGGAACACCAGCGTGGCCTGATCGCGCTGCTGGCCAGCAGCGTCAACGCGGCCGACGGCAATATCGAAAAAATCAGCATGGACGAACGCGACGGTCGTATCAGCGTGGTCCAACTGGTGGTCAGCGTGCACGACCGCGTACACCTGGCCCGTGTGATCAAGAAACTGCGCGCCCTGACCGGGGTGATCCGCATCACCCGCATGCGCGCGTAG
- the rpoZ gene encoding DNA-directed RNA polymerase subunit omega translates to MARVTVEDCLNHVENRFELVMLSTKRARQLATGGKEPLVQWENDKPTVVALREIAEGLMSYEFIANAEIVEDEPLFAAFEDESNEAV, encoded by the coding sequence ATGGCCCGCGTAACTGTTGAAGACTGCCTGAACCACGTGGAAAACCGTTTTGAGCTGGTCATGCTGTCCACCAAACGTGCCCGTCAACTGGCCACCGGCGGCAAAGAGCCACTGGTTCAGTGGGAAAACGACAAGCCTACCGTGGTAGCGCTGCGTGAAATCGCTGAAGGCCTGATGAGCTACGAGTTCATCGCCAACGCTGAAATCGTCGAAGACGAACCGCTGTTCGCAGCGTTCGAGGACGAGTCCAACGAGGCCGTCTAA
- a CDS encoding hydrogen peroxide-inducible genes activator, which produces MTLTELRYIVTLAQEQHFGHAAERCHVSQPTLSVGVKKLEDELGVLIFERSKSAVRLTPVGEGIVAQAQKVLEQAQGIRELAQAGKNQLTAPLKVGAIYTVGPYLFPHLIPQLHRVAPQMPLYIEENFTHVLRDKLRNGELDAIIIALPFNEADVLTLQLYDEPFYVLMPAQHPWTQKQSIDAALLNDKSLLLLGEGHCFRDQVLEACPTLAKGNDGAKHTTVESSSLETIRHMVASGLGISILPLSAVDSHHYAPGVIEVRPLSPPVPFRTVAIAWRASFPRPKAIEILADSIRLCSVAKPPAPVVAG; this is translated from the coding sequence ATGACCCTCACAGAATTACGCTACATCGTTACCCTCGCCCAAGAGCAGCACTTCGGCCACGCGGCCGAGCGTTGCCATGTCAGCCAGCCGACGCTGTCGGTGGGTGTGAAAAAGCTCGAGGATGAACTCGGTGTGCTGATTTTCGAGCGCAGCAAGAGCGCCGTGCGCCTGACACCGGTCGGCGAAGGCATTGTGGCCCAGGCGCAAAAAGTCCTGGAACAGGCCCAAGGCATCCGCGAACTGGCCCAGGCCGGCAAGAACCAGCTGACCGCACCGCTGAAAGTCGGCGCCATCTACACGGTCGGCCCGTACCTGTTTCCGCACCTGATTCCACAACTGCACCGGGTCGCCCCGCAGATGCCGTTGTACATCGAAGAAAACTTCACCCACGTGCTGCGCGACAAACTGCGCAACGGCGAGCTCGACGCGATCATCATCGCCCTGCCGTTCAACGAAGCCGACGTGCTGACCTTGCAGCTCTACGACGAGCCGTTCTACGTCCTGATGCCGGCCCAGCACCCGTGGACGCAAAAGCAATCCATCGACGCCGCCCTGCTCAACGACAAGAGCCTGCTGCTGCTTGGCGAAGGCCACTGCTTCCGTGATCAAGTGCTGGAAGCCTGTCCGACCCTGGCCAAGGGCAACGACGGCGCCAAGCACACCACAGTGGAATCCAGCTCGCTGGAAACCATCCGTCACATGGTCGCTTCCGGCCTGGGCATCTCGATCCTGCCGCTTTCCGCGGTCGACAGCCATCACTACGCCCCCGGCGTGATCGAAGTGCGCCCTTTGTCGCCCCCGGTGCCGTTCCGCACTGTGGCCATCGCCTGGCGCGCGAGCTTCCCGCGGCCCAAAGCCATCGAGATCCTCGCCGACTCCATTCGCCTGTGCTCGGTGGCCAAGCCGCCAGCGCCGGTAGTTGCCGGTTAA